From Impatiens glandulifera chromosome 7, dImpGla2.1, whole genome shotgun sequence:
ACATGAACATGaacatgatcatgatcatcagCTATCAAAAGACTTAAGTAGGATGAAAGCAGAGCATGAGCATCTTCTTCACAAGCTAACCCTAATCTGCAAAGACCATGCCAATCTGCAAGAACAGCTACTGAATCTCATCCAAGACCAGGAGAGGACAACGACATCTTCCTTTAAGAAACCCAAAGAAACTCATACTAATGTTTCCAAGATTTACAGACAAATCGACCCCTGCGACACTAGCCTAGTATGTAATCATTTAACagaataataacattataaaattcaTCATTATTTATGAGATGGAGATTCATAACATGCAGATTGTGAAAGATGGATATCAATGGAGGAAATATGGGCAGAAAGTAACTAGAGATAATCCATCTCCAAGAGCATACTATAAATGCTCATTTTCTCCTATCTGCCCGGTCAAAAAAAAGGTATTTACTTGTTTACTTATTTTACTTaattgtgtatgtatatatatattgagacgGTTATTTTCAGGTGCAAAAGAGCATCGACGATCCTTCCCTTCTTGTGGCAATCTATGAAGGAGAGCACAATCATCCTCAATCGGGTGAGACCGAAGTTTTCATCAACCAATCGGGGTCTGACAGTGCGAGTTTGAAAAATATAGCGAAATTTACTACAAATGTCTCCTCTAGATTTGAATCGTGTTGTGATGGTGCAAAGGATGAGTTGGAATTGCCGATGGAGAAGTTTTTGATCGAGCACATGGCTTCGACTTTGGTACATAATTCAAGTTTCACGACAACTCTTGCTACTTCCATATTCGAGAAATTGTTAGGCGATGTTGATCTATTTGAGTGAccatcttatttttatttcggTTTTACGGTCTTTGTTTGTTTTGAGTAAACTAAATATCATATCATTGTATAGTACTgttggatttaaaaaataatgtaacatGATGTAAAGAGATATGTAATGAGAATTTAGTGTTATTAATTACagtaataattcattttatttcttttattttattaatttcgcTTACATATGTGGTTGAGATCTTCCTTTAGGATCTTTAGGATCTTGACTGAATTTATTATTGTCATGTTTGAGTTTATTATCGATGTCTAATTTCATCTTTAGTTTTCTATGTGAcagatatttattatttttgtttttgagaatACATTGTTTGTATATAGTTGAGAATACTATGCAAAGCCATTGTTACAATAGTGAGGAATGTTTCAAtgcatttgtttttttaaagaatttgaaCTAATTCAACATTTACTGTTTTTACTATAACTTTtaagtttttcatatttttttagtttttttggaattaaagaagaactagATGACATCCCGTTTAAATTCAAAgcgtttttaaataaaataaaaaaataggacAACGAATTAAGCATGTAGCCCtccaaacacacttaaccatttaaccgggcgcagaacttgccgcctgacgggctcaaaCTCAGAATTTTAGGGTGAAAATAACAACCTCTTGTTACTGTTATACTAGAAGAGGGGATGCATTTTTTGAGTTTACAGTGGACTATTTATATTATGAGCTCACATGAGATCGTGTTTAAGGGTTAAGTTGTTATAAATGTTATTGTTAATAACgcaaataaacttataaataaatacatagtAAAGAGACTTAGAGTTAAGTTTAGAGAGTTCTAAAGTGCTAATAGTCTCGATTAAAATACCAAATGTTAGATGAAAAAACTAGAGGTTTATTTCTAATAGTTTATGAAATTATTTGGTATTTAGGAGAAGTTCAAGGGTCTATTTCATATTATTTccaacataaaatatatatatatatattatatggagTTTAGAGtagaattttaaatgatttgatatattgaattatttggtATTTGGTATTCggtaaagtttaaaatatataaacccttataatattattagtagAAGAAGACTTCAATTGATCATGAATGGATAAATAAGGTCAAGTCAATAAGGTGATGACATTTTATCAGAAATGAGATGATGAcgttttatcaaaaaataaggTGACGATGAATACTTTGGTCATCATGATGACCCTTATCATAATTAAACTTTTTGAtctcattttaattattgtacGTAGCAGAAATTGCATAGTAAAATCAGTATAGATTAAggtaaattaagtattaaattttgAAGAGTTAGGTGCTCACTTTCGAATAGAGTGAGATACGGAtctagtttgaaaaaaaaatcgagtaaattttataaaaagagagaaaaatcgaagtaaatatttaatagacaatgaattaaattagaaaaaattagagaattatgtagtaaataaataatgccacctctttatttatttaaaaaaaaaaaacaggagTGAATTTAAACCCAATAAGCCCTCTTAAATCAAGGAACTATAGCATAGAATAGCGGGATAGTGTcggaaaaaatattgtttgagaATCTATTTATTCGTAGCGAATATTGGCCATGAATAAACAAGCATATTGCTCCACGACATACTCTAGTTCAATGAATCCATTTGTACtcataattgtaatattttatcatttgagTAGTTTGTTAAGTCGATAGTTGGATAACTAATAAGTGAGGCGGAGGTGGAGGATTcgatataattaacattatattgaataagataaattttttaataaactaatgTAAGGATGTTCGACAAaccataaaattttaattaatttggagttgaaaaatatgttgtttacaagaaataaaaaaatgacaattaaatcaaataaaaacaaataagcttaatcaaattaatattagcAATTGCTTGATGACTAAATTTCCTATCGTGTTGAGAATTCCAAACAAGGCCAATTGAATAGAAATTGTCCAGAAAGAACTCCTAATTAAAACAACTCGTACCTGGTTGTTGGAACGGTTGAAAAGTCACTATTTTAGacttatttacttttaaataaataaattatttcattttctttatttagaattttattattttgattaattactATTTTAACTAGGATCATAACATTCATaaactctaaaattattatttttctttgtttaatattattcaataaaattggacatttaagaaaaatgtgGGTTTAagatatagatataaatatgaGAAAAATCTGTGACATATGTTAGTTAGAAGAatctaaattgaaaaaaataattcaaagtcaTCTTTTAGGTGTGgcaacaaaaacaaatagacaaaGTTCAATTTAACAAAGTtagttaagaaaataataaaataactaactttttttagttttattttttttattcataaatttattaatcaaaaagttaaaataatttattattattttttattaattattaatatttaaactaaaaaaaacacccaataatatatatttttttataactaatgacaaacaaaattatttaaataaatactcaaTCAACCACTAACaactacaaaataattttaatatcagTAAATTTACATGTTTATAATAAGGAGACTATATGCCATGTTTAGGACATTTCGTCATAATGTAACGATCTTCTGACGTCAtgtttagataaaataaataaataaaataaaatatttgccGTACAAAGACTTATATCACACAAGTCTTATAAATTGTCAAGCCAAATTCTTTGAAATGAtgtaactaattttaatttttttaaagactTTAGagactaaattattattttttaagatgtttaactttttattagtCTGAAATTTTATgcttataaaataaagagaaattattgCTCACTCataaagttatatttatatacaaaagtGAAGTACTATTTCCc
This genomic window contains:
- the LOC124910536 gene encoding WRKY transcription factor 18-like, encoding MSMDSRKRESTTLNLDLNIDYPSSLGEHEHEHEHEHDHDHQLSKDLSRMKAEHEHLLHKLTLICKDHANLQEQLLNLIQDQERTTTSSFKKPKETHTNVSKIYRQIDPCDTSLIVKDGYQWRKYGQKVTRDNPSPRAYYKCSFSPICPVKKKVQKSIDDPSLLVAIYEGEHNHPQSGETEVFINQSGSDSASLKNIAKFTTNVSSRFESCCDGAKDELELPMEKFLIEHMASTLVHNSSFTTTLATSIFEKLLGDVDLFE